The Streptomyces pactum genome contains a region encoding:
- a CDS encoding SpoIIE family protein phosphatase/ATP-binding protein yields the protein MVRLMGRSGERSPRRPSGPLARHRRDADRSRRGADTGRRRGATALRSAMSGRSVAGQVFVMNVVIVLLLVVAAAVALVLQVRHDSTVEARNRSVAVAGTFANSPGIREALRSPDPTAVLQPRAEAVRRATGVDFVVVMNTDGIRYTHPKPDRIGKQFVGHIAPALAGETVTEQIEGTIGPLVQAIVPVEAPDGRVVGLVSAGITTENVGGAAERQLPPVLIVAGVGLALATAGTALVSRRLLRQTHGLGPHEMTRMYEHHDAVLHSVREGVLIVGGEGVLLLANDEAQRLLDLPDDAEGRHVLGLGLPADTAELLASGRVATDEVHLVKDRLLAVNQRPTDVRGGPAGSVATLRDSTELRALSGRAESARERLDILYAAGVGIGTSLDVTRTAEELAELAVPRFADYVSVDLFDTVLAGGQPEGVTPLRRTALGGIREEVPLYPVGRQIRFVASSPQGRSLESGRPVLEPRLGEAPGWQAQDLERSAQVVEYGVHSLITAPLRAGTLMLGVVSFWRSEKPEPFDEDELVLAEELVARAAVSIDNARRYTREHSMAVTLQRSLLPRRMPEQNALDVAYRYLPAQAGVGGDWFDVLPLSGARVALVVGDVVGHGLHAAATMGRLRTAVHNFTALDLPPDELLGLLDELVARIDQDEAGDDGAAPVTGATCLYAIYDPVSSTCVIARAGHPPPALIRPDGGVEFTEVPAGPPLGLGGLPFEPTELRLAAGSRLVLYTDGLVEDREHDIDVGLEHLRQTLQAAGESPEETCRAVLDARLPNRPGDDIALLVARTRALGPDRVAEWEVPNDPAAVGEVRARVTRRLAEWGLDELTFTTELILSELVTNAIRYGGETVHVRVLRDRSLICEVFDSSSTSPHLRYAAMTDEGGRGLFLVAQLAERWGTRYTPAGKVIWAEQPVP from the coding sequence ATGGTCCGACTGATGGGTCGATCGGGAGAGCGGTCACCCCGTCGTCCCAGCGGCCCGCTCGCCCGGCACCGGCGAGACGCGGACCGGTCACGGCGGGGGGCGGACACGGGACGGCGGCGCGGTGCCACGGCACTGCGCTCGGCCATGTCCGGACGCAGTGTCGCCGGCCAGGTCTTCGTCATGAACGTGGTCATCGTGCTGCTGCTCGTGGTGGCCGCGGCCGTCGCGCTCGTGCTCCAGGTGCGGCACGACAGCACGGTCGAGGCCCGCAACCGGTCCGTCGCCGTGGCCGGCACGTTCGCCAACTCCCCCGGCATCCGCGAGGCCCTGCGCAGCCCCGACCCCACCGCCGTGCTCCAGCCCCGGGCCGAGGCGGTGCGCAGGGCTACGGGCGTGGACTTCGTCGTCGTCATGAACACCGACGGCATCCGCTACACCCACCCCAAGCCCGACCGCATCGGCAAGCAGTTCGTGGGGCACATCGCCCCCGCGCTGGCCGGGGAGACGGTGACCGAGCAGATCGAGGGGACCATCGGACCGCTGGTCCAGGCGATCGTGCCCGTCGAGGCGCCCGACGGCAGGGTCGTGGGCCTGGTCTCGGCCGGCATCACGACGGAGAACGTGGGCGGCGCCGCCGAACGGCAGCTACCGCCGGTGCTGATCGTGGCGGGCGTCGGACTCGCCCTGGCGACGGCGGGCACGGCGCTCGTCAGCCGGCGGCTGCTGCGGCAGACGCACGGCCTGGGGCCGCACGAGATGACCCGGATGTACGAACACCACGACGCGGTTCTGCACAGCGTCCGGGAGGGCGTGCTCATCGTCGGCGGGGAGGGCGTACTGCTGCTCGCCAACGACGAGGCGCAGCGCCTGCTCGACCTGCCCGACGACGCCGAGGGACGGCACGTCCTCGGCCTCGGGCTCCCCGCCGACACGGCGGAGCTGCTGGCCTCCGGGCGGGTCGCCACCGACGAGGTGCACCTGGTCAAGGACCGGTTGCTGGCGGTCAACCAGCGGCCCACCGACGTACGGGGCGGCCCGGCCGGCAGCGTGGCCACGCTCCGCGACTCCACGGAGCTGCGGGCCCTGTCCGGCCGGGCCGAGTCCGCGCGGGAACGCCTGGACATCCTGTACGCCGCCGGTGTGGGCATCGGCACCAGCCTGGACGTCACGCGCACCGCCGAGGAGCTGGCGGAGCTGGCCGTGCCCCGGTTCGCGGACTACGTCAGCGTGGACCTGTTCGACACCGTCCTGGCCGGCGGACAGCCGGAGGGCGTGACCCCGCTGCGCCGTACCGCGCTCGGCGGCATCCGCGAGGAGGTCCCGCTCTACCCGGTGGGCCGGCAGATCCGCTTCGTCGCCTCCTCTCCGCAGGGCCGGTCCCTGGAGAGCGGCCGGCCCGTCCTGGAACCCCGTCTCGGTGAGGCCCCGGGCTGGCAGGCGCAGGACCTCGAACGCTCCGCACAGGTGGTGGAGTACGGCGTCCACTCCCTGATCACCGCACCGCTGCGCGCGGGCACCCTGATGCTCGGGGTGGTCAGCTTCTGGCGTTCGGAGAAGCCCGAGCCCTTCGACGAGGACGAGCTGGTCCTCGCCGAGGAACTGGTCGCGCGCGCCGCGGTCTCCATCGACAACGCGCGCCGCTACACCCGCGAACACAGCATGGCGGTGACCCTCCAGCGCAGTCTGCTGCCCCGCAGGATGCCCGAGCAGAACGCCCTGGACGTCGCCTACCGGTACCTGCCCGCGCAGGCGGGGGTCGGCGGGGACTGGTTCGACGTGCTGCCGCTGTCGGGAGCCCGGGTGGCGCTGGTGGTGGGCGACGTCGTCGGTCACGGACTGCACGCCGCGGCCACCATGGGGCGGCTGCGGACGGCGGTGCACAACTTCACCGCCCTCGACCTGCCGCCCGACGAACTGCTCGGTCTGCTGGACGAGCTGGTCGCCCGCATCGACCAGGACGAGGCGGGCGACGACGGCGCCGCCCCGGTCACCGGCGCGACCTGCCTCTACGCGATCTACGACCCGGTCTCCAGCACCTGTGTGATCGCCCGGGCGGGTCACCCGCCGCCGGCGCTGATCCGGCCCGACGGCGGCGTGGAGTTCACCGAGGTGCCCGCAGGTCCCCCGCTGGGCCTGGGCGGCCTCCCGTTCGAGCCGACCGAGCTGCGCCTGGCGGCGGGCAGCAGGCTGGTGCTGTACACCGACGGGCTCGTCGAGGACCGGGAGCACGACATCGACGTCGGCCTGGAACACCTGCGCCAGACGCTCCAGGCGGCCGGCGAGTCGCCCGAGGAGACCTGCCGGGCCGTCCTGGACGCGCGGCTCCCCAACCGGCCGGGCGACGACATCGCCCTGCTCGTCGCCCGTACCCGGGCGCTCGGCCCGGACCGGGTCGCCGAGTGGGAGGTGCCGAACGACCCGGCGGCGGTCGGCGAGGTGCGCGCCCGGGTCACCCGGCGGCTCGCCGAGTGGGGGCTGGACGAGCTGACGTTCACGACGGAGCTGATCCTGAGCGAGCTGGTCACCAACGCCATCCGGTACGGCGGCGAGACCGTCCACGTCCGGGTGCTGCGCGACCGCAGTCTGATCTGTGAGGTCTTCGACAGCAGCAGCACCTCGCCGCACCTGCGCTACGCCGCCATGACGGACGAGGGCGGGCGCGGACTGTTCCTGGTCGCGCAGCTCGCGGAGCGCTGGGGCACCCGCTACACGCCGGCCGGCAAGGTCATCTGGGCGGAGCAGCCGGTGCCCTGA
- a CDS encoding SpoIIE family protein phosphatase gives MSAGAEDADRGPGRLTALLIDACAQAIGAAGGHAGGVYLRSRTPGLLRLAVLAGLPGPLFRSWWQLHSDSPFPVADTYRLGVRVVLPNATETMRRYPQFAAGLPFPFGSLYVPVAGAARTYGVLTVLRPPASDTAEVLEGLDRMERLARELGAALDQLDEDRETPVAWDDEPLCLRTPPAGRHAQRAGSFAWDPGTGAVTLDEPLRALLGVAAAAGGPAATRLGALTGALAPDDGHRIAAALRQTAAGRPPALPLYLRAADGALLLAELWKPPGAPPVGGPVRGVVRDTSAGAVADAAADLLPDGVFCVDRLGTIVYANPRAAGLLGRPRARLLGHSLWEAVPWLGQTAYEDHLRGALLSPEPVHFHVRRPPDDSRRTTPQPYEGDWLAVSVHPGPDLLTGTLRPANRVADASAGLTPEHGAPRTAPGTGGTGPAVDATTAPVYRPIVLAVALTEAVTARQVSAVVMRELLPAFGGRRLAIYLLQDRHLHLAWETGFPPGFLAPFEGVALDARLPGVETLTSGRPLFFDSMQALAAAYPGIPLDATEGARAFLPLIASGRPVGSCILGFDRARGFGTEERTVLTALAGVIAHAMEKARRYETETALARGLQRALLPRRLPAHPLLETAGRYLPGTQGMDVGGDWYDVVASGDGMALVIGDVQGHGVQAAATMGQLRSAVRAFALGDRPPDEVLSGVNHLLADLDPGLFASCCYIRLDPATGQARAARAGHPPPLLRHPDGRTEALDLPGGMVLGVDPGTPYPLTEFRVEPGAVLALYTDGLVERPGTDIDDGIAALGLALAEAGAPAARQGSPSLAGVADRIAVAARHTTDRPDDIALLLATRRHRHGDPR, from the coding sequence ATGAGCGCAGGCGCCGAGGACGCAGACCGCGGGCCCGGGCGGCTGACGGCGCTGCTGATCGACGCCTGCGCCCAGGCCATCGGCGCGGCCGGCGGCCACGCGGGCGGGGTCTATCTGCGCTCGCGCACGCCCGGCCTGCTGCGGTTGGCCGTCCTCGCCGGACTGCCCGGGCCGCTGTTCCGGTCCTGGTGGCAGCTCCACTCCGACAGCCCGTTCCCGGTCGCCGACACCTACCGGCTGGGCGTCCGGGTGGTGCTGCCCAACGCGACGGAGACGATGCGCCGGTACCCGCAGTTCGCGGCCGGCCTGCCGTTCCCGTTCGGCTCCCTGTACGTCCCCGTCGCCGGCGCCGCGCGGACGTACGGCGTCCTGACCGTCCTGCGTCCCCCCGCCTCCGACACCGCCGAAGTGCTGGAGGGCCTGGACCGAATGGAGCGGCTGGCGCGGGAGCTGGGCGCGGCCCTGGACCAACTGGACGAGGACCGGGAGACGCCGGTCGCCTGGGACGACGAACCCCTGTGCCTCCGGACGCCCCCGGCCGGACGGCACGCGCAGCGCGCCGGAAGTTTCGCCTGGGACCCGGGCACCGGCGCCGTCACCCTCGACGAGCCGCTGCGCGCCCTGCTCGGCGTGGCCGCGGCCGCCGGCGGACCCGCCGCCACGCGGCTCGGCGCACTCACCGGCGCCCTGGCCCCGGACGACGGACACCGGATCGCGGCCGCACTGCGTCAGACGGCCGCCGGCCGGCCTCCTGCGCTGCCCCTGTACCTGCGCGCCGCGGACGGCGCGCTGCTCCTGGCGGAGTTGTGGAAACCGCCGGGCGCACCGCCCGTCGGCGGACCGGTGCGCGGCGTCGTGCGCGACACGTCCGCCGGCGCCGTCGCCGACGCCGCGGCCGACCTGCTTCCGGACGGTGTGTTCTGCGTGGACCGGCTGGGCACGATCGTCTACGCCAATCCACGCGCCGCCGGGCTGCTGGGGCGGCCGCGGGCACGGCTGCTCGGCCACTCCCTGTGGGAGGCCGTGCCCTGGCTGGGACAGACCGCCTACGAGGACCACCTCCGCGGCGCGCTGCTCTCCCCGGAGCCGGTCCACTTCCATGTCCGGCGCCCGCCCGACGACAGCCGCCGGACCACGCCGCAGCCCTACGAGGGGGACTGGCTCGCCGTCTCCGTGCACCCCGGGCCGGACCTCCTGACGGGCACGCTCCGCCCGGCCAACCGGGTGGCCGACGCGTCCGCCGGTCTCACGCCCGAGCACGGCGCACCGCGGACGGCGCCCGGTACCGGCGGCACCGGCCCGGCCGTCGACGCCACGACGGCACCGGTGTACCGCCCCATCGTGCTGGCCGTGGCCCTGACCGAGGCGGTCACCGCCCGCCAGGTGTCCGCCGTGGTCATGCGCGAACTGCTGCCGGCCTTCGGCGGCCGCCGGCTCGCCATCTACCTGCTCCAGGACCGGCACCTGCACCTGGCGTGGGAGACGGGCTTCCCACCGGGCTTCCTCGCGCCCTTCGAGGGAGTGGCCCTGGACGCCCGGCTTCCCGGGGTCGAGACGCTGACCAGCGGCCGGCCGCTCTTCTTCGACTCGATGCAGGCGCTGGCCGCCGCGTACCCGGGCATCCCGCTGGACGCCACCGAGGGCGCCCGCGCCTTCCTGCCGCTGATCGCCTCCGGGCGCCCGGTCGGCTCCTGCATCCTCGGCTTCGACCGTGCCCGCGGCTTCGGCACCGAGGAACGCACGGTGCTCACCGCCCTCGCCGGGGTGATCGCCCACGCCATGGAGAAGGCCCGGCGCTACGAGACCGAGACCGCGCTCGCCCGCGGACTCCAGCGGGCCCTGCTGCCCCGGCGGCTGCCCGCGCACCCCCTGCTGGAGACCGCGGGGCGCTACCTGCCGGGGACCCAGGGCATGGACGTGGGCGGGGACTGGTACGACGTCGTCGCCTCCGGGGACGGCATGGCCCTGGTCATCGGCGATGTCCAGGGGCACGGCGTACAGGCGGCGGCCACGATGGGGCAACTGCGCAGCGCCGTGCGCGCCTTCGCCCTCGGCGACCGCCCGCCCGACGAGGTGCTGAGCGGCGTCAACCACCTGTTGGCCGATCTGGACCCGGGGCTCTTCGCGAGCTGCTGCTACATCCGGCTCGACCCGGCCACCGGACAGGCTCGCGCGGCCCGCGCGGGACACCCACCGCCGCTCCTGCGCCACCCGGACGGACGCACCGAGGCTCTGGACCTGCCCGGCGGCATGGTGCTCGGCGTGGACCCGGGCACGCCGTACCCGCTGACGGAGTTCCGGGTGGAGCCCGGTGCCGTCCTCGCCCTCTACACGGACGGGCTGGTGGAGCGGCCCGGCACCGACATCGACGACGGCATCGCCGCCCTCGGGCTGGCCCTGGCCGAGGCCGGTGCGCCCGCCGCACGGCAGGGAAGCCCGTCGCTGGCGGGCGTCGCCGACCGGATCGCCGTCGCCGCCCGCCACACCACGGACCGTCCCGACGACATCGCCCTGCTGCTCGCCACCCGCCGCCACCGACACGGAGACCCCCGGTGA
- a CDS encoding glycerol-3-phosphate dehydrogenase/oxidase translates to MSPTSSTPAAGASLSAARRSRELTDTVGGPVVDVLVVGLGATGAGAALDAAARGLSVVAVDAHDLAFGTSRWSSKLIHGGLRYLASAQLDVAHESAVERGVLMARTAPHLVRAQPFVLPLTPLVSRGQAALAWAGFRAGDTLRLAARTARATLPAPRRLSVVETRHLAPALRSDRLRGGLLSWDGRLTDDARLVTALARTAAARGARILTRVRALELTSSGARVRDELTGEEGVVRARAVLNASGVWAGDLVDGIRVRPSRGTHLVLRSDRLGPLPAGLHVPIPGETNRFVLVLPQGDGRVYVGLTDEPVDGDIPDVPEVPETDIGFLLDVLGSVLEVPVHREDVVGAFAGLRPLLDSTSAARPTNGPRTADVSRRHAVLTSSQGVITVVGGKLTTYRRMAEDAVDAAVTARRLGAGPSPTAALPLVGAAPPHALAALRAPRRLVRSYGTEAPAVQALADRDPRLGERLLPDHPVTGAELLWALRHEGALDETDLLDRRTRIGLVPEDREAALETVRALVGEDAARRG, encoded by the coding sequence ATGAGCCCCACCAGCAGCACCCCCGCCGCCGGGGCCTCCCTGTCCGCCGCGCGCCGTTCGCGCGAGCTGACCGACACGGTCGGCGGCCCCGTCGTGGACGTCCTGGTCGTCGGCCTCGGCGCGACCGGCGCCGGCGCCGCCCTGGACGCCGCGGCCCGTGGTCTGAGCGTCGTCGCCGTGGACGCCCACGACCTGGCCTTCGGCACCTCCCGCTGGAGCTCCAAGCTCATCCACGGCGGCCTGCGCTACCTCGCCTCCGCCCAGCTCGACGTCGCCCACGAGAGCGCGGTGGAGCGCGGGGTGCTGATGGCGCGCACCGCACCCCACCTGGTGCGCGCCCAGCCGTTCGTGCTGCCGCTGACGCCCCTGGTCTCCCGTGGTCAGGCCGCGCTGGCGTGGGCCGGGTTCCGGGCCGGCGACACCCTGCGGCTGGCGGCGCGCACCGCCCGGGCCACGCTGCCCGCGCCGCGCCGGCTGTCCGTCGTGGAGACCCGCCACCTCGCGCCGGCGCTGCGCTCCGACCGGCTGCGCGGCGGTCTGCTGTCCTGGGACGGCCGACTCACGGACGACGCCCGGCTGGTGACCGCGCTGGCCCGGACCGCCGCCGCACGCGGGGCCCGGATCCTGACCCGGGTGAGGGCCCTGGAGCTGACCTCGTCCGGCGCCCGGGTACGCGACGAGCTCACCGGTGAGGAGGGCGTGGTCCGCGCCCGCGCGGTGCTCAACGCCTCCGGCGTGTGGGCCGGTGACCTGGTGGACGGCATCCGGGTCCGGCCCTCCCGCGGCACCCACCTCGTCCTGCGCTCCGACCGGCTCGGCCCCCTGCCCGCGGGCCTGCACGTGCCGATCCCCGGGGAGACCAACCGCTTCGTCCTCGTCCTGCCCCAGGGCGACGGCCGGGTGTACGTCGGTCTGACCGACGAACCCGTCGACGGGGACATCCCGGACGTGCCCGAGGTGCCGGAGACCGACATCGGCTTCCTGCTCGACGTGCTCGGCTCCGTGCTGGAGGTGCCGGTCCACCGCGAGGACGTGGTGGGTGCCTTCGCGGGTCTGCGCCCCCTGCTGGACAGCACGTCCGCCGCCCGGCCGACAAACGGGCCCCGCACGGCCGACGTCTCACGCCGGCACGCCGTGCTCACCTCGTCCCAGGGCGTGATCACCGTGGTCGGCGGCAAGCTCACCACGTACCGGCGCATGGCCGAGGACGCCGTGGACGCCGCCGTCACGGCACGCCGCCTGGGCGCAGGCCCGTCCCCGACCGCCGCGCTGCCGCTGGTGGGCGCCGCCCCGCCGCACGCCCTGGCCGCGCTGCGGGCGCCGCGCCGTCTGGTGCGGAGCTACGGCACCGAGGCACCGGCGGTCCAGGCCCTCGCCGACCGCGATCCCCGGCTCGGGGAACGCCTCCTGCCGGACCACCCCGTCACCGGGGCCGAACTGCTCTGGGCGCTGCGTCACGAGGGTGCCCTGGACGAGACCGACCTGCTCGACCGCCGCACCCGCATCGGGCTGGTGCCCGAGGACCGGGAGGCGGCGCTGGAGACCGTACGCGCTCTCGTCGGCGAGGACGCGGCCCGGCGGGGCTGA
- a CDS encoding TetR/AcrR family transcriptional regulator, which produces MTPNRHNDSARQNTPDNDAVLDAVRDCVLAVGVRRTTMTDVARRAGLSRMTLYRRYPDVRSLVGDLMTREWIAVATGAIPGPRPGVGTRPRIVEGLVTGVAAFRAHPLFRKIVDVDPELLLPYVLDRRGASQEALLGLLADALAEGHADGSVRPAHTGRQARSVLLIVQSFALSLRTMTDEDDAELAPAAFLAELRTILERTLTP; this is translated from the coding sequence ATGACGCCTAATCGTCACAACGACTCGGCACGACAGAACACCCCGGACAACGACGCGGTACTGGACGCCGTGCGCGACTGCGTACTGGCCGTCGGGGTCCGCCGCACGACGATGACCGACGTCGCCCGCCGCGCCGGCCTCTCCCGGATGACGCTGTACCGGCGCTATCCGGACGTACGGTCCCTGGTCGGCGATCTGATGACCCGGGAATGGATCGCGGTGGCCACCGGGGCCATCCCCGGGCCCCGGCCGGGCGTGGGGACGCGTCCGCGCATCGTCGAAGGGCTGGTGACCGGGGTGGCGGCGTTCCGCGCCCACCCGCTCTTCCGCAAGATCGTCGACGTCGACCCGGAGCTGCTCCTGCCGTACGTCCTCGACCGGCGCGGGGCGAGCCAGGAGGCCCTGCTCGGGCTGCTGGCCGACGCGCTGGCCGAGGGCCACGCCGACGGGTCGGTGCGCCCGGCCCACACCGGCCGGCAGGCGCGGTCCGTGCTGCTGATCGTCCAGTCCTTCGCCCTGTCGCTGCGGACCATGACCGACGAGGACGACGCCGAGCTGGCCCCCGCCGCCTTCCTCGCGGAGCTGCGCACCATCCTGGAGAGGACCCTCACGCCATGA
- a CDS encoding STAS domain-containing protein, with protein sequence MADTEGAAVPERLLITRTTTGDGVSIVLLAGEVDLDGSSQLRDVLLSCVQTAPGTVVDFGEVDFLDSSGINVLISAHQAAESRGVWFRLAAPRQAVERVLRLVGVDALIACYPTVEQALAA encoded by the coding sequence GTGGCGGACACCGAGGGAGCGGCGGTACCGGAGCGGCTGCTGATCACCCGTACCACCACGGGCGACGGCGTCAGCATCGTCCTGCTCGCCGGAGAGGTCGATCTCGACGGCAGCAGTCAGCTCCGCGACGTCCTGCTGTCCTGTGTGCAGACGGCGCCGGGCACGGTGGTCGACTTCGGTGAGGTCGACTTCCTGGACTCGAGCGGCATAAACGTGCTCATCTCCGCCCACCAGGCCGCCGAGTCCCGCGGCGTCTGGTTCCGGCTCGCCGCCCCGCGGCAGGCCGTCGAGCGCGTGCTGCGGCTCGTGGGCGTCGACGCACTCATCGCCTGCTACCCGACCGTCGAGCAGGCCCTCGCGGCCTGA
- a CDS encoding chitosanase — MRHPSPDPARPAGTSRRTVLAMACASLATVPLLAPSRATAAPVRAAGLDDPAKKEIAMRLVSSAENSSLDWKAQYRYIEDIGDGRGYTAGIIGFCSGTGDMLDLVRLHSDRSPGNVLARYLPALREVDGTDSHEGLDPGYPGDWRRAARDPEFRRAQDDERDRVYFGPAVRRAKADGLRTLGQFAYYDAIVMHGDGGDPAGFGSIRERALGRARPPAWGGDETAYLHAFLDARVWAMKQEEAHSDTSRVDTAQRVFLREGNLDLDPPLHWHVYGDAYHIG; from the coding sequence GTGAGGCACCCGTCCCCCGACCCGGCGCGCCCCGCAGGCACCTCGCGCCGTACCGTGCTCGCCATGGCATGCGCGTCCCTGGCGACAGTTCCCCTCCTCGCCCCCTCGCGGGCCACGGCGGCGCCCGTGCGCGCGGCAGGGCTCGACGACCCGGCGAAGAAGGAGATCGCCATGCGACTGGTGTCGAGCGCGGAGAACTCCTCGCTCGACTGGAAGGCGCAGTACCGGTACATCGAGGACATCGGTGACGGTCGCGGCTACACCGCCGGCATCATCGGCTTCTGCTCCGGCACCGGCGACATGCTCGACCTGGTGCGGCTCCACAGCGACCGCAGCCCCGGCAACGTGCTCGCGCGCTACCTGCCCGCGCTGCGCGAGGTCGACGGCACCGACTCGCACGAGGGGCTCGACCCCGGCTACCCCGGCGACTGGCGCCGGGCCGCCCGCGACCCGGAGTTCCGGCGGGCGCAGGACGACGAGCGCGACCGGGTCTACTTCGGTCCGGCCGTGCGGCGGGCGAAGGCGGACGGGCTGCGGACGCTCGGGCAGTTCGCGTACTACGACGCGATCGTCATGCACGGCGACGGCGGTGACCCGGCCGGCTTCGGCAGCATCCGGGAACGTGCCCTGGGCCGGGCCCGGCCCCCGGCGTGGGGCGGCGACGAGACCGCCTACCTGCACGCCTTCCTCGACGCGCGGGTGTGGGCCATGAAGCAGGAGGAGGCGCACAGCGACACCAGCCGGGTCGACACGGCACAACGCGTCTTCCTGCGCGAGGGCAACCTGGACCTCGACCCGCCGCTGCACTGGCACGTGTACGGGGACGCCTACCACATCGGCTGA
- a CDS encoding CsbD family protein has protein sequence MAGNQKSKAKMEQAEGKAKEAAGRAVGNERMTAEGRAEQSKGDARQAKEKGKDAFRH, from the coding sequence GTGGCCGGCAATCAGAAGTCCAAGGCCAAGATGGAGCAGGCCGAGGGGAAGGCCAAGGAAGCGGCCGGCCGGGCCGTCGGCAACGAGAGGATGACGGCCGAGGGCCGCGCCGAGCAGTCCAAGGGCGACGCCCGGCAGGCGAAGGAGAAGGGCAAGGACGCGTTCCGGCACTGA
- a CDS encoding ATP-binding protein, producing the protein MTPAHRPDAAAASAVSTVVEFRGGSAMIPASRDVVHGFVARLGESGVALDDAFLDSARLVASELVTNALRHAPGPCRLELTLVDDAVEIAVSDTGDAFPTFLPRDPLRVGRHGLEIVTRLCDEIITKPHATGKTVYARLPLR; encoded by the coding sequence ATGACTCCGGCGCACAGACCCGATGCCGCGGCCGCCTCGGCCGTGTCCACGGTGGTGGAGTTCAGGGGCGGATCGGCGATGATCCCGGCCTCCCGGGACGTCGTGCACGGCTTCGTCGCGCGACTGGGCGAGAGCGGCGTGGCCCTGGACGACGCCTTCCTGGACTCCGCGCGCCTGGTCGCGAGCGAGCTGGTGACGAACGCGCTCCGCCACGCGCCCGGTCCCTGCCGCCTGGAACTGACCCTGGTGGACGACGCGGTGGAGATCGCGGTGTCGGACACGGGGGACGCGTTCCCCACGTTCCTGCCCCGCGACCCCCTGCGGGTCGGCCGGCACGGTCTGGAGATCGTGACGCGCCTGTGCGACGAGATCATCACCAAGCCGCACGCGACGGGGAAGACGGTGTACGCGCGCCTGCCGCTGCGCTGA
- a CDS encoding endo-1,4-beta-xylanase has protein sequence MRMTFLRLSRAATAGLVAAAALTAAAHPAEAADTLGSAAAGQGRYFGTAVAASHLDEADYVSTLNREFTSATPENEMKWDATEPSRGNFTFGAADQVVNHARSQGMDVRGHTLVWHSQLPSWVGGLGAADLRTAMNNHIDSVMGHYKGRIHSWDVVNEAFQDGGSGARRSSPFQDKLGDGFIEEAFRTARAADPAAKLCYNDYNTDGVNAKSTAVYNMVKDFKSRGVPIDCVGFQGHFNSASPVPSDFQANLQRFADLGVDVQLTELDIEGSGTAQADSYARVVRACLAVDRCTGITVWGVTDKYSWRSSGTPLLFDGDYDEKPAYDAVLSALGGSGGGDDGGGPGDGTASCTATYTRTADWSSGYNGRVTITAGSEPIGSWATTVTFTSPQQVQATWNATATWGGNVMTARPSWNGSLAAGASTSFGFTVAKNGSDAAPAVGACTAS, from the coding sequence ATGCGCATGACTTTCCTACGTCTCTCCAGAGCGGCCACCGCCGGTCTCGTCGCCGCGGCGGCGCTGACGGCCGCGGCCCACCCCGCCGAAGCCGCCGACACGCTCGGTTCCGCCGCGGCCGGCCAGGGCCGCTACTTCGGCACCGCGGTCGCGGCGAGCCACCTGGACGAGGCCGACTACGTCTCCACGCTGAACCGCGAGTTCACCTCGGCCACGCCCGAGAACGAGATGAAGTGGGACGCCACCGAGCCCAGCCGCGGCAACTTCACCTTCGGCGCCGCCGACCAGGTCGTGAACCACGCCCGGAGCCAGGGCATGGACGTGCGCGGCCACACCCTGGTCTGGCACTCACAACTGCCCTCCTGGGTGGGCGGCCTCGGCGCGGCCGACCTGCGCACCGCCATGAACAACCACATCGACAGCGTGATGGGCCACTACAAGGGCCGGATCCATAGCTGGGACGTCGTCAACGAGGCCTTCCAGGACGGCGGCAGCGGAGCCCGGCGCAGCTCGCCCTTCCAGGACAAGCTGGGCGACGGCTTCATCGAGGAGGCGTTCCGCACCGCCCGCGCCGCCGACCCGGCCGCGAAACTCTGCTACAACGACTACAACACCGACGGCGTCAACGCGAAGAGCACCGCCGTCTACAACATGGTCAAGGACTTCAAGTCCCGCGGCGTGCCCATCGACTGCGTCGGCTTCCAGGGCCACTTCAACAGCGCCTCCCCGGTCCCCTCCGACTTCCAGGCCAACCTCCAGCGCTTCGCCGACCTCGGCGTCGACGTGCAGCTCACCGAACTCGACATCGAGGGCTCCGGCACGGCGCAGGCCGACAGCTACGCCCGCGTGGTCAGGGCCTGTCTCGCCGTGGACCGCTGCACCGGCATCACCGTCTGGGGCGTCACCGACAAGTACTCGTGGCGCAGCAGCGGCACCCCGTTGCTGTTCGACGGCGACTACGACGAGAAGCCCGCCTACGACGCCGTCCTGTCCGCCCTCGGCGGCTCCGGCGGCGGGGACGACGGCGGCGGCCCGGGTGACGGCACGGCGAGCTGCACCGCCACCTACACCAGGACCGCCGACTGGAGCAGCGGCTACAACGGCCGGGTCACCATCACCGCGGGCAGCGAGCCGATCGGCTCCTGGGCGACGACCGTCACCTTCACCTCGCCGCAGCAGGTCCAGGCCACCTGGAACGCCACCGCCACCTGGGGCGGCAACGTCATGACGGCGCGCCCGAGTTGGAACGGCTCCCTGGCGGCCGGCGCGTCGACCAGCTTCGGGTTCACCGTCGCGAAGAACGGCAGCGACGCCGCGCCCGCGGTCGGAGCCTGCACCGCCTCCTGA